Proteins from one Corynebacterium testudinoris genomic window:
- a CDS encoding ABC transporter ATP-binding protein, with amino-acid sequence MSTQLRFPLANLNEVRREVGRQIARVPGARVRAFYALVLLSLGAAATVAVPWLLGRMVDIVIGGGTGLVRVTVYLVLAAIAGAFFSAAGFYVVSKLSERVIAHLREDMVGTALSLPVHRVEDAGTGDLVSRSTDDVAVLSSAVTETVPILSSSLFVIAATAVALVSLNWQFLIILVVVAPLYYVASRRYLAVAPGRFAAERASMADRARKLLEAIHGRDTVRAYRMEADMHERIRVTSQAVVDNGYAARMTMIVLQVWMSIGEFLILAGGLLVGYHVVNQGILSVGEVTSAMLMLIRLRGPLMMTMRVLDTVQSGYASLSRIVGVVIDPPAPVPDSGAAAPVGEVLMEDVSFAYDDGGWAVKDVSLSIRPGETLALVGASGAGKTTVAALVAGLRVPDEGTVTVDGVAVSELSDAERVARLAMISQDVHVFSGTLREDLTLAKPDATDAELTAALGRVHAEWFDSLVDGLDTEVGARGHQLEPVAAQQLALARILLLDPKVVVMDEATAEAGSASAGELEAAAEEVTRDRAALVIAHRLDQAARADRIAVMDEGRIVEEGTHSELVSRGGRYTDLWAAWSKGRES; translated from the coding sequence ATGAGCACGCAGTTGCGTTTCCCGTTGGCCAACCTCAACGAGGTCCGGCGCGAGGTGGGTCGCCAGATCGCGCGTGTTCCCGGCGCGCGCGTGCGGGCCTTCTATGCGCTCGTGTTGCTCAGCCTCGGCGCGGCCGCGACGGTCGCAGTGCCATGGTTGCTTGGCCGTATGGTCGACATCGTTATCGGCGGCGGCACCGGCCTCGTCAGAGTCACCGTCTACCTAGTTCTGGCGGCAATCGCGGGGGCTTTTTTCAGTGCGGCGGGTTTTTACGTCGTGTCCAAGCTGAGCGAACGGGTTATCGCCCATTTGCGTGAGGACATGGTGGGCACGGCGCTGAGCCTGCCGGTGCACCGCGTCGAGGATGCGGGAACTGGCGACCTCGTGTCGCGTTCGACTGATGATGTCGCCGTGTTGTCCTCCGCGGTGACGGAAACTGTTCCCATCCTCAGCAGCTCGTTGTTCGTCATCGCTGCTACCGCTGTCGCGTTGGTGTCACTGAACTGGCAGTTCCTCATCATCCTCGTGGTGGTGGCTCCGCTCTATTACGTGGCGTCCCGCCGCTATCTGGCGGTGGCTCCTGGCCGGTTTGCCGCCGAGCGTGCGTCGATGGCCGATCGTGCCCGCAAGCTCCTGGAGGCCATCCACGGTCGGGATACTGTTCGCGCCTACCGCATGGAAGCGGACATGCACGAAAGGATCCGCGTCACTTCTCAAGCGGTGGTGGATAACGGTTACGCCGCCCGCATGACCATGATCGTCTTGCAAGTGTGGATGTCCATTGGTGAATTCCTCATCTTGGCCGGTGGTCTGCTCGTGGGCTATCACGTGGTCAACCAGGGGATTTTGTCGGTGGGTGAGGTCACTTCGGCGATGCTCATGCTCATTCGCCTGCGCGGGCCGCTGATGATGACGATGCGGGTGCTCGATACCGTGCAGTCCGGCTACGCCTCCCTGTCCCGCATCGTCGGAGTTGTCATCGACCCACCAGCGCCCGTGCCTGATTCCGGTGCGGCAGCCCCGGTCGGTGAGGTCCTCATGGAGGATGTCAGCTTTGCCTATGACGATGGCGGGTGGGCCGTCAAGGACGTTTCCCTGAGCATTCGTCCTGGCGAGACTCTCGCTCTGGTGGGTGCCTCTGGCGCCGGTAAGACCACGGTTGCCGCTCTGGTCGCGGGGCTGCGGGTCCCCGACGAAGGCACCGTCACCGTCGATGGGGTCGCCGTGTCCGAGCTTTCCGACGCCGAGCGGGTCGCCCGCCTGGCGATGATCTCCCAGGATGTTCACGTTTTCTCCGGCACTCTGCGCGAGGATCTCACGCTGGCCAAACCGGATGCCACCGACGCCGAGCTCACGGCAGCCCTCGGGCGGGTCCACGCTGAGTGGTTCGACTCCCTTGTCGATGGCTTAGATACCGAGGTCGGAGCGCGGGGGCACCAGCTCGAGCCGGTCGCCGCGCAGCAATTGGCGCTGGCACGGATTCTGTTGCTCGACCCCAAGGTCGTGGTCATGGACGAGGCCACCGCCGAGGCCGGATCGGCCAGCGCCGGAGAACTAGAGGCCGCCGCCGAGGAGGTCACTCGGGATCGGGCTGCCTTGGTCATCGCCCACCGACTTGATCAGGCAGCCCGCGCCGATAGGATCGCTGTTATGGATGAGGGCCGCATTGTCGAGGAAGGCACCCACTCCGAGCTCGTCTCACGCGGCGGCCGCTACACCGACCTGTGGGCGGCCTGGTCGAAGGGACGCGAATCGTGA
- a CDS encoding pseudouridine synthase, whose product MTPPARRDGTPDKDQQPKKLRASEIPLSNARPARRQNVNSDQRRKEAATADSVARSLGADWLVDDQPVSDERIRLQKVLAQAGVASRRHAEVLIDKGRVEVNGKIVKTQGTRVNPNVDVIRVDGVRINVNENHEYFLLNKPRGMQSTMSDDMGRPCVGDIVAEKTVSGQRLFHVGRLDADTEGLLLLTNDGELANRLMHPKHEVRKTYLATVLGESDKRLVHRLQKGIELDDGPAKADFVQIVDTHMGQSLIRIELHEGRKHIVRRMLKEAGFPVQRLVRTKLHTVQLGEQKPGTIRALNDSELTSLYKAVEL is encoded by the coding sequence GTGACTCCACCCGCTCGCCGCGACGGCACACCGGACAAGGACCAGCAGCCTAAGAAGCTGCGGGCATCCGAGATTCCGCTGTCCAACGCGCGCCCCGCCCGCCGCCAAAACGTCAACTCTGATCAGCGCCGCAAGGAAGCCGCCACCGCCGATTCCGTGGCCCGCAGCCTCGGCGCCGACTGGCTCGTCGATGATCAGCCCGTCTCCGATGAACGCATCCGCCTGCAAAAAGTCCTGGCCCAAGCCGGGGTCGCCTCACGCCGCCACGCCGAGGTCCTTATTGATAAGGGCCGAGTCGAAGTCAACGGCAAGATTGTCAAGACCCAAGGAACCCGAGTCAACCCGAACGTCGACGTTATCCGCGTCGATGGCGTGCGTATCAACGTCAATGAAAACCACGAGTACTTCCTGCTGAACAAGCCGCGCGGGATGCAGTCCACCATGTCCGATGACATGGGTCGGCCGTGCGTCGGCGACATTGTCGCGGAGAAGACAGTCTCCGGTCAGCGGCTTTTCCACGTCGGCCGCCTCGACGCCGACACCGAAGGCCTGCTGCTGCTGACCAACGATGGTGAGCTGGCTAACCGCCTCATGCACCCGAAGCACGAGGTCCGCAAGACCTACCTGGCTACCGTGCTCGGAGAGTCCGACAAGCGCCTCGTCCACCGCCTGCAAAAGGGCATCGAGCTCGACGATGGTCCCGCGAAGGCCGACTTTGTGCAGATCGTGGATACCCACATGGGCCAGTCGCTCATCCGCATCGAGCTGCATGAGGGCCGCAAGCACATCGTCCGTCGCATGCTCAAGGAAGCCGGTTTCCCGGTGCAGCGCCTAGTGCGTACCAAGCTGCACACGGTCCAACTCGGTGAGCAAAAGCCCGGCACGATCCGCGCGCTCAATGATTCCGAGCTGACCTCGCTGTACAAGGCGGTCGAGCTGTGA
- a CDS encoding sulfurtransferase, giving the protein MSLLIDAGELDTQGPSVVLCASMGPTSPTSGIPGSFLADLEADFSDQASPLPHTARADLPALFDSYGISDDTPVVIYDQQAGATAPRVWWLARAAGLTNVRVLDGPWTGETAPFARPSHRGTITGPPHPGLLIDAAMVTASPRLVVDARSAGQREDLTFSCGSGVTACVDAFAAALAGYDDLAVYEESWSEWGRPDSGREVATS; this is encoded by the coding sequence ATGTCTTTACTCATTGACGCTGGAGAGCTCGACACGCAGGGGCCCTCGGTCGTCCTGTGCGCCTCCATGGGCCCCACGTCACCCACCTCGGGCATCCCCGGATCGTTCCTCGCCGACCTGGAGGCCGATTTCTCTGATCAGGCCAGCCCGCTTCCGCACACCGCGCGGGCTGACCTTCCGGCACTGTTCGATTCCTACGGCATCAGCGATGACACTCCAGTCGTGATCTATGACCAGCAGGCCGGGGCCACAGCACCCCGCGTGTGGTGGCTCGCGCGCGCGGCAGGGCTCACCAATGTGCGCGTTCTCGATGGCCCGTGGACCGGGGAAACCGCACCCTTTGCCCGTCCCTCCCACCGCGGCACCATCACGGGACCTCCCCATCCTGGATTGCTTATCGACGCCGCGATGGTCACCGCCAGCCCCCGCCTCGTCGTCGATGCCCGCTCCGCGGGGCAGCGAGAAGACCTGACGTTTTCTTGTGGTTCCGGGGTGACTGCCTGCGTGGATGCCTTTGCCGCCGCTCTCGCCGGTTACGATGACCTAGCTGTTTATGAGGAGTCGTGGTCCGAGTGGGGCCGTCCTGACAGTGGACGGGAGGTGGCTACGTCATGA
- the cmk gene encoding (d)CMP kinase has protein sequence MPDGGLLLAVDGPSGTGKSTTCRRLATELEAKYVDTGAMYRVATLAVLRAGVDPADSDRVIEVTADLPLSVNDDPDSTEVLLAGEDVSAEIRGSEVTRNVSAVSAIPQVRDNLVALQRRLATQAHRAIVEGRDIGTVVLVDAPVKVFLTASAEVRARRRFDQDVAAGREADFDTVLADVERRDELDSNRATSPLRPAEDAIIVDTSELSFTQVLDTLMTLVEESAR, from the coding sequence ATGCCCGATGGGGGTTTGCTGCTCGCCGTCGATGGCCCGTCCGGAACGGGCAAGTCGACGACGTGTCGCCGTCTAGCCACCGAGCTGGAGGCGAAGTATGTGGATACCGGAGCGATGTATCGCGTGGCCACCCTCGCGGTTCTCCGCGCCGGAGTCGATCCCGCTGACTCCGATCGAGTCATTGAGGTGACCGCTGACCTGCCGTTATCCGTCAACGACGACCCGGATTCCACCGAAGTGCTGCTGGCCGGGGAGGACGTCTCCGCCGAGATCCGTGGCTCGGAAGTGACCCGCAATGTCTCCGCCGTGTCGGCCATCCCGCAGGTTCGGGACAACCTGGTGGCACTGCAGCGTCGATTAGCAACCCAGGCGCATCGCGCCATCGTCGAAGGCCGCGACATCGGCACCGTCGTGCTTGTCGACGCCCCCGTCAAGGTCTTCCTCACCGCCTCCGCCGAGGTTCGTGCCCGGCGTCGCTTCGACCAAGATGTCGCGGCCGGCCGCGAGGCAGACTTTGACACCGTGCTCGCCGACGTTGAGCGTCGCGACGAGTTAGATTCCAACCGTGCAACCTCCCCGCTTCGCCCGGCGGAGGATGCCATCATCGTCGACACCTCGGAGCTCAGCTTCACCCAGGTGCTCGACACCCTCATGACACTGGTGGAGGAGAGCGCCCGATGA
- a CDS encoding class I SAM-dependent methyltransferase has protein sequence MTSSPAFRPASTKDAPTFLDSAHRHLSASAFRRGADTYDAVRPGYPPEVSALVADYHRVLDLGAGTGKLTADLIAGGHEVLALDPSEDMVRVLARLAIPVWRATAEATSLGVSIDAVTCAQTWHWVDSAAACAELDRIVRPGGRVVLAWNNLDVSHPWILRLARIMHSGDIQRPGFLPEVHSPWEITEELRTGWIQHLRVEQLFDLMASRSYWLRSNEKVRARMTENLRWYLFDRLEYHPGQLVAIPYRTDAFVLERAAA, from the coding sequence ATGACCAGCTCACCCGCCTTTCGCCCCGCCTCTACCAAGGATGCGCCGACCTTTCTCGATAGCGCTCACCGCCACTTGTCGGCCTCTGCTTTTCGACGTGGCGCCGACACCTACGATGCGGTCCGCCCCGGCTATCCGCCGGAGGTCTCTGCTCTGGTTGCCGATTACCACCGGGTCCTCGACCTTGGCGCCGGCACCGGCAAGCTCACCGCCGATCTCATCGCAGGAGGGCACGAGGTGTTAGCCCTCGACCCCAGTGAAGACATGGTGCGGGTGCTTGCCCGTTTGGCCATCCCCGTGTGGCGGGCGACCGCGGAAGCTACATCGCTCGGTGTCTCGATTGATGCCGTGACCTGCGCCCAAACCTGGCACTGGGTCGATTCCGCCGCAGCCTGCGCGGAGCTGGACCGCATCGTCAGGCCGGGCGGTCGGGTCGTGTTGGCGTGGAACAACCTCGACGTTTCCCACCCGTGGATCCTGCGACTAGCTCGGATTATGCACTCGGGAGATATTCAGCGCCCAGGTTTCCTCCCCGAGGTCCACTCCCCGTGGGAGATCACCGAGGAGTTGCGCACCGGGTGGATCCAGCACTTGCGGGTAGAGCAGCTGTTCGACCTCATGGCCTCCCGCTCGTACTGGCTGCGCTCCAACGAGAAGGTCCGGGCGCGGATGACGGAGAATCTGCGCTGGTATCTCTTTGATCGCCTGGAGTACCACCCGGGCCAGCTGGTGGCTATCCCCTATCGGACGGACGCCTTCGTGCTCGAGCGCGCCGCCGCGTGA
- a CDS encoding GNAT family N-acetyltransferase, which yields MSTITRTDRLILMPLTSEHDAEAYKVYSDKRIWAHRPQARHEDVRETHVLIGRTQASWAAKDLGPWGVYLRDQPSEFIGVGGLELVDGRVWDLKYRFRPDKWGNGYATEVSEAALRLAKRLDPDTPVTARITTNHPSSERVLEKLGLRPVWEGRRVGTEGNPDEPDVRIYSDRELPVEILEFLKARP from the coding sequence ATGAGTACGATCACCCGCACCGACCGCTTGATCTTGATGCCGCTGACCTCGGAGCATGACGCTGAGGCATACAAGGTATATAGCGACAAGCGCATCTGGGCCCACCGCCCCCAAGCCCGCCACGAGGACGTCCGCGAGACCCATGTTCTCATCGGCCGCACTCAAGCGTCGTGGGCAGCGAAAGACTTGGGCCCATGGGGCGTCTACCTGCGCGATCAGCCGTCGGAGTTCATTGGCGTTGGCGGCCTAGAACTCGTCGATGGGCGCGTATGGGACCTGAAGTACCGCTTCCGCCCCGACAAGTGGGGCAATGGCTACGCCACCGAAGTCTCCGAGGCAGCCTTGCGCCTGGCCAAGCGCCTCGATCCGGACACCCCGGTGACCGCGCGCATCACCACCAACCACCCATCTTCCGAGCGCGTGCTGGAAAAGCTGGGCCTGCGTCCCGTGTGGGAGGGTCGCCGAGTGGGCACCGAGGGCAACCCGGATGAGCCCGATGTGCGCATCTACTCTGACCGCGAGCTGCCCGTTGAGATCCTGGAGTTCCTCAAGGCACGACCCTAG
- a CDS encoding ABC transporter transmembrane domain-containing protein, with the protein MTRRLPAANDPHWLPRTVLSRWQWTVPAGICVAIGFLSNGLSPLIIGKAIDEAIAELDAQRLFLWLGTLAAVFVVGMIANWFGRALMNRAILVIGHDLRMEVTDRIQDPRGMGGPRRRTAGELLSIASSDTQRIADAVFMTVFPVAELASILYVGIVMLTISVPLGVAVFIGGPLLVWIALWAAKPLRKRSARRQAALARAAAAATDVVQGLRILKGLGAVTTVHGRYQGISDDAYDRTVDANAAEARLDAITDTAGFMYIISIAVAAAWLAIGGQISIGDLITAIGLTQFIITPMTMLGKNIASRWAAAQASGARVQEVLCAPYALAEERTSVAALPPGLTVVTDHAPDDIILAPRDRVIVAPHTADLFDGSVLDNIHPDRATALAALHCASAEDIPGGPEREVGENGRNLSGGQRQRVALARAIAADPEVLVLEDPTTAVDSVTQAAISQRVAERRGTRPTIVFTNAPAWKAVAERVLESSAEVKL; encoded by the coding sequence ATGACACGACGACTCCCGGCGGCCAATGATCCACACTGGTTGCCGCGGACGGTGCTGTCACGCTGGCAGTGGACTGTTCCGGCGGGCATATGCGTCGCAATTGGCTTCCTCAGCAATGGTCTCTCGCCGCTCATCATCGGCAAGGCCATCGATGAGGCCATCGCGGAATTAGATGCCCAGCGACTGTTCCTGTGGCTGGGAACATTGGCCGCCGTATTTGTCGTCGGCATGATCGCCAACTGGTTCGGACGCGCCCTGATGAACCGAGCGATCCTCGTGATTGGCCATGACCTGCGAATGGAGGTCACCGACCGCATCCAGGATCCGCGCGGCATGGGCGGACCCCGGCGTCGCACGGCCGGTGAGCTGCTGTCGATTGCTTCCTCAGATACTCAGCGGATAGCTGATGCCGTGTTCATGACGGTGTTCCCGGTGGCGGAGCTGGCCTCGATTCTCTACGTCGGCATCGTCATGCTCACCATCTCCGTGCCCCTCGGGGTAGCGGTGTTCATCGGCGGGCCGCTGCTCGTGTGGATCGCCTTGTGGGCCGCCAAGCCGCTGCGCAAGCGTTCCGCCCGTCGCCAGGCGGCGTTGGCGCGGGCGGCCGCCGCTGCGACTGATGTCGTCCAAGGCTTGCGCATCCTCAAGGGCCTTGGGGCAGTGACCACCGTTCATGGTCGCTACCAGGGGATTTCGGATGATGCCTATGATCGCACCGTGGACGCCAACGCGGCCGAGGCGCGGCTGGACGCGATCACCGATACAGCGGGCTTCATGTACATCATCAGCATCGCGGTCGCTGCCGCCTGGTTGGCCATCGGCGGCCAGATTTCCATCGGAGACCTCATCACCGCCATTGGTCTCACGCAGTTCATCATCACTCCGATGACGATGCTGGGCAAGAACATCGCCTCTCGATGGGCTGCAGCTCAAGCCTCGGGCGCGCGCGTCCAGGAAGTACTGTGCGCGCCTTACGCACTCGCAGAAGAGCGGACCTCGGTGGCGGCACTTCCCCCAGGGTTGACGGTGGTCACTGATCACGCACCCGACGACATCATCCTTGCCCCGCGGGATCGGGTCATCGTCGCTCCCCACACGGCGGACCTGTTCGACGGCAGCGTCCTCGACAACATTCACCCCGACCGTGCCACGGCGCTGGCGGCGCTACATTGCGCCTCGGCCGAGGACATCCCCGGAGGCCCAGAGCGGGAGGTGGGGGAGAATGGAAGGAATCTCTCGGGTGGGCAGCGTCAGCGAGTCGCTCTCGCCCGGGCGATTGCCGCCGATCCAGAAGTCCTCGTTCTGGAGGACCCGACGACGGCCGTTGACTCCGTCACGCAGGCCGCCATCTCACAGCGGGTAGCGGAACGGCGGGGTACTCGTCCCACAATTGTATTTACAAATGCGCCCGCGTGGAAGGCCGTCGCCGAACGCGTCCTCGAATCCTCCGCCGAGGTGAAGCTATGA
- a CDS encoding alpha/beta hydrolase family esterase, translating to MRRVAVLLAALCVMVTGCTIGDASRIIAAEPSAPATTAAPLAQEVNAGSIDRVITNSEGKKRSYLISTPPGYDSTRAWPVILAFHGWGQDAQNMRDVTQLDKARAIVVFADGVDKAWAPAPYAKTSSTEDLGFVRTILGEVDKRFTVDHRRIFAAGFSNGGGFAAFLSCQMPDTITAVAPVGAAYYTAIMKDCSHTPVAWLDIHGTHDQTINYYGGRRHGTDYEAVPEVLSEVAKRNGCDESVIVRRSTNEIEQHWQGCEMPLSHLRVGGGEHVWPQGATAEVRSFFGV from the coding sequence GTGAGGCGCGTCGCCGTCCTCCTCGCGGCCCTGTGCGTGATGGTGACCGGTTGCACCATCGGAGATGCCTCACGCATTATCGCCGCTGAACCGTCGGCTCCCGCTACCACGGCTGCCCCCTTGGCCCAGGAGGTCAATGCCGGGTCGATTGACCGGGTGATTACGAACTCGGAAGGAAAGAAGCGCTCCTACCTCATTTCCACGCCACCCGGGTACGACAGCACCCGGGCCTGGCCCGTCATTCTCGCATTCCACGGCTGGGGCCAAGATGCGCAAAACATGAGAGACGTGACGCAGCTGGATAAGGCTCGGGCGATCGTCGTGTTTGCCGATGGCGTGGACAAAGCTTGGGCGCCCGCCCCCTACGCCAAGACCTCCAGCACAGAGGACCTCGGCTTCGTGCGGACCATCCTCGGCGAGGTGGACAAGCGATTCACTGTCGATCATCGGCGAATTTTCGCCGCTGGTTTCTCCAACGGTGGGGGATTTGCCGCCTTCCTTTCCTGCCAAATGCCCGACACCATCACCGCCGTCGCTCCAGTGGGAGCCGCGTATTACACGGCGATTATGAAAGATTGTTCGCACACCCCCGTCGCCTGGCTCGATATTCATGGAACTCACGATCAGACCATCAACTATTACGGAGGCCGCCGCCACGGGACGGACTACGAGGCGGTGCCCGAGGTGCTCAGTGAGGTGGCTAAACGCAACGGCTGCGATGAGTCCGTCATCGTCCGTCGCAGCACGAATGAGATTGAGCAGCATTGGCAGGGATGCGAGATGCCGTTGAGCCACCTGCGCGTGGGCGGGGGTGAACACGTCTGGCCGCAAGGAGCTACCGCCGAGGTCCGTTCCTTCTTCGGTGTGTAG
- the scpB gene encoding SMC-Scp complex subunit ScpB, which produces MSLPMIGQLRSRLESILLVIDSPATDTVLARVLDVDADTVVSLLTEIATEFNERGSGFDLRETAEGWRLYTRTDNAPAVEQFLLDGSQTRLSRAALETLAVIAYRQPATRSQISGVRGVNVDGVMRTLHLRGLIKEVDIEPSTGAHRYATTELFLELLGIDSLERLPDLAPLLPDVDSIDEEF; this is translated from the coding sequence ATGAGCCTGCCAATGATTGGGCAGCTGCGCTCGCGCCTGGAATCCATCCTCCTCGTCATCGATTCCCCGGCGACCGATACCGTCTTGGCCCGAGTCCTCGACGTCGACGCGGACACGGTCGTGTCCTTGCTCACCGAGATCGCCACGGAATTTAATGAACGCGGATCCGGCTTCGACCTGAGGGAAACCGCCGAGGGCTGGCGGCTGTACACCCGCACCGACAATGCCCCTGCGGTGGAGCAGTTCCTCCTGGACGGCTCGCAAACCCGGCTATCGCGCGCCGCCCTGGAAACCCTCGCTGTCATTGCCTACCGGCAGCCGGCCACGCGCTCGCAGATCTCCGGTGTGCGCGGTGTCAACGTCGATGGTGTCATGCGCACCCTGCACCTGCGTGGTCTGATCAAGGAGGTCGATATCGAGCCCTCCACCGGCGCGCACCGCTACGCCACGACCGAACTTTTCCTCGAGCTGCTCGGCATCGACTCCCTCGAGCGCCTGCCCGACTTGGCGCCGTTGCTGCCTGATGTGGACTCCATCGATGAGGAGTTCTAG
- the der gene encoding ribosome biogenesis GTPase Der — translation MSTNDYDNEEDTQFVFHTPGGGEMDAEGVFIDEEELAPGDGWAPAEFDAEDFNFEEMTEEQWAALEARMGFENPEHLEEELCTVAIVGRPNVGKSTLVNRFLGRREAVVEDFPGVTRDRIKYLADWNGRRYWVQDTGGWDPNVKGIHGAIARQAEIAMESADVIVMVVDTKVGITETDAVMARNLQKADVPVILVANKFDSDSMYADMAEFYALGLGDPWPVSALHGRGGADVLDEVLEKFPEVPRDKSIVEGPRRVALVGKPNVGKSSLLNKLAREERSVVDNVAGTTVDPVDSFVQLDEHLWKFVDTAGLRKKVKTAQGHEYYASLRTRAAIDAAEVCVLLIDSSEPVSEQDQRVITMILESGKAMVIAFNKWDLMDEDRRYELDREIDLQLAHLPWVTRVNISAKTGRALQRLEPAMLEALENWDKRISTGQLNTWLREAIAANPPPMKNGRLPRVLFATQASTRPPVIVLFTTGFLDAGYRRYLERKFRERFGFHGTPVRIAVRVRERRQRK, via the coding sequence ATGAGCACCAACGACTACGACAACGAAGAAGACACCCAGTTCGTTTTCCACACCCCCGGTGGCGGAGAAATGGACGCCGAGGGCGTGTTCATCGATGAGGAAGAGCTCGCCCCCGGCGACGGCTGGGCCCCAGCCGAGTTCGACGCCGAGGACTTCAACTTCGAAGAGATGACCGAGGAACAGTGGGCAGCACTTGAGGCCCGCATGGGCTTCGAAAACCCCGAGCACCTCGAAGAAGAACTGTGCACCGTCGCCATCGTCGGCCGGCCCAACGTGGGCAAGTCGACCCTGGTTAACCGCTTCCTCGGCCGCCGCGAAGCCGTCGTGGAGGATTTCCCCGGCGTCACCCGCGACCGCATCAAGTACCTCGCCGATTGGAACGGACGCCGCTACTGGGTCCAGGACACCGGCGGCTGGGACCCCAACGTCAAGGGCATTCACGGCGCGATCGCCCGCCAGGCCGAAATCGCCATGGAATCCGCTGACGTCATCGTCATGGTGGTGGACACCAAGGTCGGCATCACCGAAACCGATGCCGTCATGGCCCGCAACCTGCAAAAAGCCGATGTCCCCGTCATCCTCGTGGCCAACAAGTTTGATTCCGACTCGATGTACGCCGACATGGCCGAGTTCTACGCCCTTGGGCTTGGCGATCCCTGGCCCGTGTCCGCCCTCCACGGCCGCGGCGGCGCCGACGTGCTCGACGAGGTGCTGGAGAAGTTCCCCGAGGTCCCCCGCGACAAGTCCATCGTCGAAGGCCCACGCCGCGTCGCCCTCGTGGGCAAGCCGAACGTGGGCAAGTCCTCTCTGCTGAACAAGCTGGCTAGGGAAGAGCGCTCAGTCGTGGACAACGTCGCCGGCACCACCGTCGACCCCGTCGATTCCTTCGTCCAGCTCGACGAACACCTATGGAAATTCGTCGACACCGCCGGACTGCGCAAAAAGGTAAAAACAGCCCAGGGCCACGAGTACTACGCCTCCCTGCGCACCCGCGCGGCTATCGACGCCGCCGAGGTCTGCGTCCTGCTCATCGATTCCTCCGAGCCCGTCTCGGAGCAGGACCAACGCGTCATCACCATGATCCTCGAGTCCGGCAAAGCCATGGTCATCGCCTTTAACAAGTGGGACCTCATGGACGAGGACCGCCGCTACGAGCTCGATCGGGAAATCGATCTCCAGCTCGCCCACCTGCCTTGGGTCACCCGCGTCAACATCTCCGCCAAGACGGGCCGCGCCCTCCAGCGCCTCGAACCCGCCATGTTGGAAGCCCTGGAGAACTGGGACAAGCGCATCTCCACCGGCCAGCTCAATACCTGGCTGCGCGAGGCGATTGCTGCTAACCCGCCGCCGATGAAAAACGGCCGCCTGCCGCGCGTCCTCTTTGCCACCCAAGCCTCGACCCGGCCGCCCGTGATCGTCTTGTTCACCACCGGCTTCCTCGATGCGGGCTACCGCCGCTACCTGGAGCGCAAGTTCCGTGAGCGTTTCGGCTTCCACGGCACGCCGGTACGGATTGCGGTCCGTGTGCGCGAGCGTCGCCAGCGGAAGTAG